The stretch of DNA TGACCAATACCCGCTTTGGGTCGCTCTCTTCACGAACCACGCAAAAGCCACACGCGTGCTTCACCATATCTTCGATCCAGAATCCGATAAGCCACCGGTGCCTACCATAGCCGATGCGAAGGAGTTGTGGGATTCTATTGATGCTACGGTCCTTCAACGGATCTATGCGACGGTAAGCACGAAACTTCTTGAAACAATTGTTGAATCGGAGTCTACTGCCATGGAATGTTGGACTCGGGTTCAACgaatttttcaagataatcaatACAGCCGCGCCGTCGCTCTCGAGCAAGAGTTCTCCGGCACGTCTATGACGGATTTTGCATTCGTCTCAGCATACTGCTAACGTTTGAAGGCACTTGCTGATCAATTGAAGAACGTCGGTTCACCGGTCACCAATAATCGTCTTGTTCTTCAACTTGTCTCCGGTCTCACACCGGCATACCAAGGCGTGGGAACAGTCATTCGACAAGCCAACCCGCTACCTGAATAAGGGGCTCCCATGATTTAAGCATTGGACCTAACAGTCATCGAGTTCCAATGCCAGATGAATATTATCTCAATAAAAAATTTAAGATGAATATTATCTTAATAAAAAATTTAAGTTGACCTGGGTTACTTTACGATAATAAATATATTTTTCACATGGTAGAATAAACAATTTTCATAACCAATctttggttggcgcagtggtggCATGGgtctgcgcttggtagggaggtatGCGGATCGATctcccacaactgcgattgggaggggtttaaataccgtaatccttggacacgccccgaaatccggattagtcggcccaatgtggttcggattaccggatggtttagaccaaaaaaataaacaattttcATAAGCTCACTTAAAAGAAAAAAACAATTAAGTAACCCGTGCAACACACGGGAACAAAATCTAGTAATTTATATTTTTAATAAATTCTTGTTTAAGTTACTTAAGATACATCTTATTTAAGACTATATAATATCAATTTCAATGGTAAAATGGATCCAAGTAGATTTTACTTAAGTAATATGGGTAAACAAtagtttgttttattattttCAAGTAATAGTAATTGAATCCGTTATACTATTAAAATCCAAACACAACCGTGTTAGGCAAGACCAGCTATATATTTTCCgtcaaaaaaaaaagatttttaaCTATTTCGTAGTCTTTAAGATCTCATAGATAAAAAGACAGTCTTATTGtaaatatattttatttatttatttggtttttttgagAACTACTAATCCGAGTGAACCACATTTTGAGAATTGCTatcaagataaaaaaaaaatttaaaaactgTTACCATATTCATTGGTTCGGTTAAAAGTCAGTACCAATTCACACCGAGCCCCAATTTTTGACGTGAAAGACTAAACTACCCATTCTTTAACCTTTACCCTTTTTTAAACCCCAACCCCCGCTGGCCCCCCTCCTCTTACCCAGACGCATTCCTCAACTTGATCACTCTACTATATCAAATTCACCtttattactctaattttcaaCTTCATCACTCATACTCTATCAAATAACTCTACTCATTTGAAGAATTTAATCTAACAAAATTCACTTTCTTCACTTAAGTTTATTTAACCGGAAAGCCCTTTATTTGTCGACATTTTCTACTCATTCTCAGGTTTCCTTTCCTACTTTACCCTTTATTCTTAATCAACCTTTAATTTAGTAGTACAAATTCATAATGTTTATTGATTTCCTCGGTTATTTGTTTATTATATTGTATGGTTGAATTCTTGATTAGATTCCATAAAACCCTAGTTTTTCGATTTTTTAATTTCATTGAAATTTGCTCCATTGATTTCTTTAATTAAACTTTTGTCTTTGTTATCACTTCAAACCCGATTGAGTGCATAGATTTCACTAATTCAATTGGTTGTTTTCTAAAAAGTTGATAGCTTTCCTTTATCTAAAATTGTATAAACCCATTGTTTAATATGCTAATGTTACATTACCCTTGATTCGACAGGAGTTGATGGAGTAAAAGGGCTGAGAGTGAATTGAAAGGAAATGTTAACTGATAGTATAGATTGAAAGAGAAAAGGAAAGATTGGAAATGAAATATTATATTACCTGatgaaataagaaaaataaaagagagattgaCGATGGATTAATGGATTAGAAGTAGGGGTGTTCATtggtccgggaccggaccggaccggaccaaactctctggaccgaagaccaaataagGGTTAAGAGGCGGACCAAggaccggaccatattaatattggtccggtccggtctggacCATAAAAACACGTGGACCGGACCAGAGCAgaccaaatggaccaaatattatTGTCATTGACATGTTTTAGCATATAAACTAGAACTCGAAAAGTTCGTaatgatcaaaataaacaacattaTTTTCTTACTAGATTTAACTACATAAGTACACACCTTATAATACGTgtaaacaaagtagaaaataaaatcaataatattacaaatttaaaaattcttttattacataacttcggtccatggtccggtccgcggtctATTCGGATTGGTCCAGGactggaccgaagaccaaagtagagtaaataGGTGGACCGTGGACCGGTCTAAACAAATTTCGGTCCGGTGTGGTccggaccaaatggtccggtccaGTCTGGTCTTTGGTCCGGACCACAGAGTGAACAACCCTAATTAGAAGATTGTAGTCTTATAAAGAAGAGGAAAATGTTACGGAGTATAAGGAAGAGTGGAAGGGTATAATAGGAAGAGAAAATATAACTTAATCTAAAGATTTGAAATGAATGACTGAGATTCATTCATTTAGCCTCGTTTAATGATTTCGTACTGACTTTTAATCGAACAAATGCATATAATACTCCGTAGCAGTTTTTTTTACCTTGATAACAGTTCTCCAAAAGGAGTGATTTACTCGTGGTAACAT from Silene latifolia isolate original U9 population chromosome 10, ASM4854445v1, whole genome shotgun sequence encodes:
- the LOC141608492 gene encoding uncharacterized protein LOC141608492, with amino-acid sequence MPPKNTYHPALAVTQIRNHITVTLGMDNDQYPLWVALFTNHAKATRVLHHIFDPESDKPPVPTIADAKELWDSIDATVLQRIYATVSTKLLETIVESESTAMECWTRVQRIFQDNQYSRAVALEQEFSGTSMTDFAFVSAYC